The genomic DNA GAAAGCATTTGCATGATTTTTAAAATATCAAAATGTCATTACGACCCCATGTAAATCGGATTAGTACCCCATATATTTGGAATTACTATAGCGGGTGATATTTTTTAACGTTTCTATTTAAACTGGGGAGTGGCTGTTTTGCTGACGAAATGATATCGGGCAAGGCAGACATTGTTTTCATGGGCGGAGTAGAACCTCGCCTCTACGGGAGACCTTGAAATAACTTTTTTTGTGCTTCTTCTGTATGTGTATGTGATGGATAACGTTTATTTTTGTCGGTTACAGCAGTGCTGTTGTGGAATAGTGATAAGAATAGTTGATAAAATTAGGCTTTTTAGGCAAAAATCGATGAGGTACTTTACTAATATTTTACGTTGGATATCTTCACAGGAACACTTATATTTCTTGTTCGGCTTGCTTTTCATCATTCCGAACTGTGTTTTTCTGTTCACAGAGCCTTTACCTGTTCCGGTGGGCCTTGCTTCTATCGTCATGCCGTTGGCGTTCTGGATGGGAGTTCTGCTGCTGGCGCGTAAACCCGGAGTGGTGGTCTGGTGTCTGTTGCCGAAAATCATACTGGACGGAGGCCAGTTGGTCCTGTTGTATCTTTTCGGCGAGTCGGTGATAGCCGTGGACATGTTCCTGAATCTGACAAGTTCGAATGCTTCCGAAGCAAGCGAATTATTAGGAAATATTTTTCTTGTCATCGTTTGCGTCTTTTTCTTTTATACGCTTCCTACCTTGTGGCTGGCCACGCGTTCAATCCGCATGAAAGACAGGCTGACTGCCGTGTTCCGCAAGCGGTGGGCGTTCAGAAGCTTGGGGCTTTTCGGAGTGGGGGTGCTGCTCTGTTTCCTGCCTTCTTGGCAAAAGCATAGTTTCTCGCTCAAGAACGATGTTTATCCGGTCAATGCGCTTTATAATCTCTATTTTGCGATTACCAAATCGAACAAAAACGCCAACTATTCCATCTCTTCTGCCGATTTCAGGTTCAACTCGGTCCGGACGGGACAGGCGGATGGCAAGCGCGAGATTTACGTGCTTGTGGTGGGAGAGACTTCGCGGGCTATGGAATGGAGCTTGTATGGATATGAACGCAATACGACTCCGCGTATGGAAGGACTCGATGGTCTGGTACATTTTACGGATGTTGTGACGCAATCCAACAATACGCACAAAAGTGTTCCGATCATCCTGTCTGCCGCTAGTGCGGAAAACTATGGCGTGATATATGACGAGAAAAGCATCGTTACCGCTTTCAAGGAAGCAGGTTTCCGTACGCTTGTCATTGCCAACCAGAAACTGACTACTTCGATGATCGGGGCTTTCTACCGGGAGGCTGATACGTTTATCGATATGAGCACGTTCAACACCGGATCGTATCTGACCTCATTGTATGATGCCGCCCTTTTGCCGTATTTGGAAAAGGAACTGGATAAATCGGACGAGGATATGTTTATCGTCCTCCATACATACGGGTCGCATTTCAATTATCATGAGCGTTATCCGGCTGAGTTCCGGATTTATACGCCGGATAAGGCCGAAGGCATCCGCCAATCCTATAAGAAGGAACTGCGTAATGCTTACGACAATTCGATCCGTTATACGGATTATGTTTTGGGAGAAATCGTCGACATGTTGAAAAAGAAGGAGGTTTGTGCGTCGATGCTTTATCTGAGCGATCACGGAGAAGATATTTTCGATGATGCACGTGCTCGTTACCTGCATGCTTCGCCTATACCGACTTATTATCAGCTCCATATCCCGTATATCATCTGGTTCTCGGACGATTATCGGACCGTTTTTCCGGAGAAATACCGGACGGCGATCTCTCACGGGGCTTATCCGGTCAGCACGAACAGTGTGTTCCATACGGTATTGGATATTGCCGGTGTCCGGACTTCGGTATCCGATTCCACACTGGCCCTGACCAACCCAGCTTTTGCCGTTCGTGACCGTATGTTTCTCGGTGATCACGACGAACCTGTCCCGTTCTGGAAGGTTGGATTGAAGAAAGCGGATTTCGTTATGTTGGACAAATGGAAAATAGCTTATAGGAAAGACTAATGAGCGCACAGAATGGACATATTACAAGTAAAGTCATATTGGGATACCTGTTATTGATCCTGATAGCCGTGTGTTCGGTCGTTTATATTTATAACATTATCGAACAGTTTGCTGGCGAAGACGACCCGAACAACAAATCGAGGGAGAAGGTTTATCTCGTGACCAACACTCTGTCG from Parabacteroides merdae ATCC 43184 includes the following:
- a CDS encoding phosphoethanolamine transferase; the encoded protein is MRYFTNILRWISSQEHLYFLFGLLFIIPNCVFLFTEPLPVPVGLASIVMPLAFWMGVLLLARKPGVVVWCLLPKIILDGGQLVLLYLFGESVIAVDMFLNLTSSNASEASELLGNIFLVIVCVFFFYTLPTLWLATRSIRMKDRLTAVFRKRWAFRSLGLFGVGVLLCFLPSWQKHSFSLKNDVYPVNALYNLYFAITKSNKNANYSISSADFRFNSVRTGQADGKREIYVLVVGETSRAMEWSLYGYERNTTPRMEGLDGLVHFTDVVTQSNNTHKSVPIILSAASAENYGVIYDEKSIVTAFKEAGFRTLVIANQKLTTSMIGAFYREADTFIDMSTFNTGSYLTSLYDAALLPYLEKELDKSDEDMFIVLHTYGSHFNYHERYPAEFRIYTPDKAEGIRQSYKKELRNAYDNSIRYTDYVLGEIVDMLKKKEVCASMLYLSDHGEDIFDDARARYLHASPIPTYYQLHIPYIIWFSDDYRTVFPEKYRTAISHGAYPVSTNSVFHTVLDIAGVRTSVSDSTLALTNPAFAVRDRMFLGDHDEPVPFWKVGLKKADFVMLDKWKIAYRKD